In Deinococcus depolymerans, the following are encoded in one genomic region:
- a CDS encoding EamA family transporter, which translates to MPGMTAARSAARPRPDLPPIPALLLAMLSIQGGAAFAKTLFPTLGAAGTTTVRVTLAAALLTLVLRPALRQLRRAEWAAIVPYGAALGLMNLAFYEALRTLPLGLAVTLEFIGPLTLSLLLSRRALDVAWVVLAGVGIALISPLGHQLTGGAAEAVSPVGIGLALLAGAFWALYILAGGAVGRRVPGTTGVVAGMIVAAIVTLPFGVAEAGPKLLAPGSLLLGLGVAVLSSALPYTLEMRALRAIPARVFGVMMSVEPAIAALSGLLFLGERLGAAQWIAMLCVIAASAGINLTGKPTAHTEPEPVN; encoded by the coding sequence ATGCCCGGCATGACTGCTGCCCGCTCTGCTGCCCGCCCCCGGCCGGACCTGCCGCCCATTCCGGCGCTGCTGCTCGCCATGCTCAGCATTCAGGGTGGCGCCGCCTTCGCCAAGACGCTGTTCCCGACGCTGGGTGCCGCCGGCACCACGACCGTCCGCGTGACCCTGGCCGCCGCCCTGCTGACCCTGGTGCTGCGCCCCGCCCTGCGGCAGCTGCGCCGGGCCGAATGGGCGGCCATCGTGCCGTACGGCGCGGCGCTGGGCCTGATGAACCTCGCGTTCTACGAAGCCCTGCGGACCCTGCCGCTGGGGCTGGCCGTGACGCTGGAATTCATCGGGCCGCTCACGCTGTCGCTGCTGCTGTCCCGCCGCGCCCTGGACGTCGCGTGGGTCGTCCTGGCCGGGGTGGGCATCGCGCTGATCTCACCGCTGGGACATCAGCTGACGGGCGGCGCCGCCGAGGCCGTCTCCCCGGTCGGGATCGGGCTGGCGCTGCTGGCGGGTGCGTTCTGGGCGCTGTACATCCTGGCGGGCGGCGCGGTGGGGCGGCGCGTGCCCGGCACGACCGGCGTGGTGGCGGGCATGATCGTGGCGGCCATCGTGACCCTGCCCTTCGGCGTGGCCGAGGCCGGCCCGAAACTGCTGGCACCCGGCTCACTGCTGCTCGGCCTGGGCGTGGCCGTGCTGTCCAGCGCCCTGCCGTACACCCTGGAGATGCGGGCGCTGCGCGCCATTCCCGCCCGCGTGTTCGGCGTGATGATGAGCGTCGAACCGGCCATCGCCGCCCTGAGCGGCCTGCTGTTCCTGGGTGAACGTCTGGGCGCCGCGCAGTGGATCGCCATGCTGTGCGTGATCGCCGCCAGCGCCGGCATCAACCTGACCGGCAAACCCACCGCCCACACGGAGCCTGAACCGGTGAACTGA
- a CDS encoding carboxymuconolactone decarboxylase family protein: MNDHTDAPGTGPQDSELLTRGKQKRAQLMGQDFVDRAFAGDPDAFGADFQRFLTEYAWGAVWGRGGLTDRERHMVTLGILAALGRDRELEGHLRATPNSGVSERDLSDVLHQVAIYAGVPAGLNGFNIAGRVLAERKAAPQVQTPDKGTPEGPARD, from the coding sequence ATGAACGACCACACGGACGCTCCGGGAACCGGCCCGCAGGACAGCGAACTGCTCACGCGCGGCAAGCAGAAGCGGGCGCAACTCATGGGGCAGGATTTCGTGGACCGCGCCTTCGCGGGCGACCCGGACGCCTTCGGCGCGGACTTCCAGCGGTTCCTGACCGAGTACGCCTGGGGCGCCGTGTGGGGCCGCGGCGGCCTGACCGACCGCGAGCGGCACATGGTCACGCTGGGCATCCTGGCGGCGCTGGGCCGTGACCGCGAACTCGAAGGGCACCTGCGCGCCACCCCCAACAGTGGCGTGAGCGAACGCGACCTGAGCGACGTACTCCATCAGGTCGCCATCTACGCCGGGGTGCCCGCCGGGCTGAACGGCTTCAATATCGCCGGGCGCGTCCTGGCCGAACGGAAGGCCGCGCCGCAGGTGCAGACACCGGACAAGGGGACACCGGAAGGACCGGCGCGCGACTGA
- the glgP gene encoding alpha-glucan family phosphorylase, whose protein sequence is MNVIGKVTVLPQLPPGIARLSELAYNLYWSWTPRAQALYQELDSTIWERFQHNPVRTLLEVPQARLQQVAADPAYLARYAQVMADFDAYMGKKDTWAAKNAPDMKPVAYFSMEYAYHESLPIYSGGLGVLAGDHCKSASDLGIPFTAVGLLFHQGYFTQLFDREGWQNETYDELDLTTLPITPALTHSGEETRVSVVIGNRTVHSRVWNLNVGRIRVLLLDTNVPENSEEDRKLTARLYGGNQELRVQQYVLLGVAGIRALRLLNIPGDVYHMNEGHAALLGLERTREYVAQGLDFRTAVETVASSTLFTTHTPVPAGNDAFAYDLMDRYIGAWPAQLATSRDELYRLAEHEQMWDGHLVPTFSMTVFALNMSRAANGVSELHGEVSRDMWKFLYPGAQTEEVPIGHVTNGAHNLTFTSQAMRDLLSTVLPADWTERLEDEQMWQAVEKLTDQQLQDVQRDMKRDMITFVRGRMREQKLRNGASAADVAATDTLLDENTLTIGFARRFATYKRATLLFRDRERLSRIVNHPERPVQFVFAGKAHPADNPGKAFIQEIYKLSQEPEFRGRIVILENYDMHVARHLVQGVDIWLNNPRRPLEASGTSGMKASFNGSPNLSILDGWWREGYDGTNGWPIGEEREYADLNVQDDADAFSMYQTIETEIAPRYYGQREGAESWAHTVRRAIETCSPRFSMQRQVIDYVQKYYRPIAERGAALAARHSERAREIASWKGWVRQQWPYTALNAQASLPATSQPGQTVPVTATVNPAGINLNELRVEAVLNRAGQLTRVPLTSRGDGTFSADVPLNESGLYSVGVRMFPAVEGLSNDLEAGLIKWA, encoded by the coding sequence ATGAACGTCATTGGCAAAGTCACCGTGCTGCCCCAGCTGCCGCCCGGCATCGCAAGGCTGTCTGAACTCGCGTACAACCTGTACTGGTCGTGGACCCCCCGCGCACAGGCGCTGTACCAGGAACTGGATTCCACCATTTGGGAGCGCTTCCAGCACAACCCGGTCCGCACCCTGCTGGAAGTCCCCCAGGCCCGCCTGCAACAGGTGGCCGCCGATCCCGCCTACCTCGCCCGCTACGCGCAGGTCATGGCCGACTTCGACGCCTACATGGGCAAGAAAGACACCTGGGCCGCCAAGAACGCCCCGGACATGAAACCCGTCGCGTACTTCTCCATGGAGTACGCCTACCACGAGTCCCTGCCCATCTACTCCGGCGGCCTGGGCGTCCTGGCCGGCGACCACTGCAAGAGCGCCTCGGACCTCGGCATTCCCTTCACGGCGGTCGGCCTGCTGTTCCACCAGGGGTACTTCACGCAGCTGTTCGACCGCGAAGGCTGGCAGAACGAAACCTACGACGAACTCGACCTGACCACCCTGCCCATCACCCCCGCCCTGACCCACAGCGGCGAGGAGACGCGCGTGAGCGTCGTGATCGGCAACCGCACCGTTCACTCGCGCGTGTGGAACCTGAACGTCGGCCGCATCCGCGTGCTGCTGCTCGACACCAACGTCCCCGAGAACAGCGAGGAGGACCGCAAACTCACCGCCCGCCTGTACGGCGGCAACCAGGAACTGCGCGTGCAGCAGTACGTGCTGCTCGGCGTGGCCGGCATCCGCGCCCTCAGGCTGCTGAACATCCCCGGCGACGTGTACCACATGAACGAGGGCCACGCCGCCCTGCTGGGCCTGGAACGCACCCGCGAGTACGTCGCGCAGGGCCTGGATTTCCGCACCGCCGTGGAAACCGTCGCCAGCTCCACCCTGTTCACCACGCACACGCCCGTCCCCGCCGGCAACGACGCCTTCGCGTACGACCTGATGGACCGCTACATCGGCGCGTGGCCCGCGCAGCTCGCCACCAGCCGCGACGAACTGTACCGGCTGGCCGAGCACGAGCAGATGTGGGACGGCCACCTCGTCCCCACCTTCTCCATGACCGTGTTCGCCCTGAACATGAGCCGCGCCGCGAACGGCGTGTCCGAACTGCACGGCGAGGTCAGCCGCGACATGTGGAAGTTCCTGTACCCCGGCGCGCAGACCGAGGAAGTCCCGATCGGGCACGTCACGAACGGCGCGCACAACCTCACCTTCACCAGCCAGGCCATGCGCGACCTGCTCTCGACCGTCCTGCCCGCCGACTGGACCGAACGCCTCGAAGACGAGCAGATGTGGCAGGCAGTCGAGAAGCTGACCGACCAGCAGCTGCAAGACGTGCAGCGCGACATGAAACGCGACATGATCACCTTCGTGCGCGGCCGCATGCGCGAGCAGAAGCTCCGCAACGGCGCCTCGGCCGCCGACGTCGCCGCCACCGACACCCTGCTCGACGAGAACACCCTGACCATCGGCTTCGCCCGCCGCTTCGCCACGTACAAACGCGCCACGCTGCTGTTCCGTGACCGCGAACGCCTCAGCCGCATCGTGAACCACCCGGAACGCCCGGTGCAGTTCGTGTTCGCCGGCAAGGCCCACCCCGCCGACAACCCCGGCAAGGCCTTCATCCAGGAGATCTACAAACTCAGCCAGGAACCCGAATTCCGCGGCCGAATCGTGATCCTGGAGAACTACGACATGCACGTCGCCCGTCACCTCGTGCAGGGCGTGGACATCTGGCTGAACAACCCCCGCCGCCCCCTGGAAGCGTCCGGCACCAGCGGCATGAAGGCCAGCTTCAACGGCAGCCCCAACCTGAGCATCCTCGACGGCTGGTGGCGTGAAGGCTACGACGGCACGAACGGCTGGCCCATCGGCGAGGAACGCGAGTACGCCGACCTGAACGTGCAGGACGACGCCGACGCCTTCAGCATGTACCAGACCATCGAGACCGAGATCGCGCCCCGCTACTACGGGCAGCGCGAGGGCGCCGAATCCTGGGCGCACACCGTCCGCCGCGCCATCGAGACCTGCAGCCCCCGCTTCTCGATGCAGCGTCAGGTGATCGACTACGTGCAGAAGTACTACCGGCCCATCGCCGAGCGCGGCGCGGCCCTCGCCGCCCGCCACAGCGAACGCGCCCGCGAGATCGCCAGCTGGAAAGGCTGGGTGCGTCAGCAGTGGCCCTACACGGCCCTGAACGCCCAGGCCAGTCTGCCCGCCACCAGCCAGCCCGGCCAGACCGTGCCGGTCACGGCAACCGTGAACCCGGCCGGCATCAACCTGAACGAACTGCGGGTGGAAGCCGTCCTGAACCGCGCCGGCCAGCTGACCCGCGTGCCGCTGACCAGCCGCGGCGACGGCACCTTCAGCGCCGACGTGCCCCTGAACGAGAGCGGGCTGTACTCGGTCGGCGTGCGCATGTTCCCGGCCGTGGAGGGCCTGAGCAACGACCTGGAAGCCGGCCTGATCAAGTGGGCCTGA